A single genomic interval of Lentimicrobium saccharophilum harbors:
- a CDS encoding REP-associated tyrosine transposase, whose product MSEKYKAIDPELPYFVTFSIIEWMPLFRSSDYADIIVNSIRYCMDNKGLELFAYCIMPTHLHMIIRAVGKGPGPIMRDLKKFTSSEITRALKYDTENLNMIVAFKKAASDIRRNKYLKVWQDGYHPEMIYSNKFFFQKLNYIHMNPVKGGIVELPEDYYYSSARNYAELSAPLEIIIQSIELETL is encoded by the coding sequence ATGTCAGAGAAATATAAAGCTATTGATCCTGAATTGCCATATTTTGTAACATTTTCCATCATTGAATGGATGCCATTGTTCCGGTCTTCTGATTATGCTGATATCATTGTAAATTCTATCCGGTATTGCATGGATAATAAAGGTCTTGAATTGTTTGCCTATTGCATAATGCCTACCCATTTACACATGATAATACGGGCTGTGGGGAAAGGGCCCGGACCAATAATGAGAGATCTGAAAAAATTCACATCCAGTGAAATAACCAGAGCTCTGAAATACGATACTGAGAATTTAAACATGATTGTGGCTTTTAAAAAAGCAGCATCAGATATCAGACGAAATAAATATCTGAAAGTATGGCAAGATGGTTATCATCCGGAAATGATATACTCGAATAAATTCTTCTTTCAAAAGCTGAATTACATCCATATGAATCCTGTAAAGGGTGGAATTGTTGAGCTGCCGGAAGATTACTATTATAGTTCAGCCAGAAACTATGCCGAATTGAGCGCACCTTTGGAAATAATTATTCAAAGTATTGAATTAGAGACACTATAA
- a CDS encoding glycoside hydrolase family 30 protein has translation MKKVISLILLLAFANLLVQAQSDKSLPGKVSIYTTAMDTDLRLTPTGSSEFADFGQPLETQICVFVDPEKTFQTFLGIGGAITDASAETFYKLPESRQKEILSAYFSRDKGIGYSLIRTNIHSCDFSSYSYTYVKDNDKELNSFSIDHDKKYRIPMIKAAMQEAGGEVTFYASPWSPPAWMKDNNNMLRGGKLKKEFYQAWADYFVRFIKSYEQEGIPVWGVTIQNEPMATQKWESCIFTAEEERDFLKYNLGPTMHKAGLGDKKIVMWDHNRDLVYQRASTYFSDPDVDKYAWGIGFHWYEDWSGGVPVFENIRRVQEAFPDKHMLFTEGCAESFDANRYEAWVLGEEYGRSMIHDFNNGTVGWTDWNILLDETGGPNHVGNFCFAPVHAITGTGEVIYTNSYYYIGHFSKFIHPGARRIIASPSRSQLISTAFKNPDGSTVVVVMNETEKAADYYLWIDGKAAPLTSLPRSIMTLVF, from the coding sequence ATGAAAAAAGTTATTTCTTTAATCCTTCTGCTGGCCTTCGCCAATTTGCTGGTTCAGGCCCAGTCTGATAAATCCTTGCCGGGAAAGGTCAGCATCTACACAACCGCCATGGATACCGATCTTCGCCTCACCCCAACGGGCAGCAGCGAATTTGCCGATTTTGGCCAGCCACTCGAAACCCAGATCTGCGTTTTTGTGGATCCGGAAAAGACTTTTCAGACCTTCCTCGGTATAGGCGGAGCCATCACGGATGCAAGCGCTGAAACCTTCTACAAGCTTCCCGAAAGCAGGCAGAAAGAGATTTTGAGCGCCTATTTCAGCCGTGATAAGGGAATCGGGTATTCACTTATCCGCACGAATATCCATAGTTGCGATTTTTCAAGTTACAGTTATACTTATGTAAAGGATAACGACAAAGAACTGAACAGTTTCTCCATCGACCACGATAAAAAATACCGTATTCCGATGATTAAGGCTGCGATGCAGGAAGCCGGCGGTGAGGTTACTTTTTATGCCAGTCCCTGGAGCCCTCCGGCCTGGATGAAGGATAACAACAATATGTTGCGTGGAGGTAAGCTTAAAAAGGAGTTTTACCAGGCCTGGGCTGATTATTTTGTAAGGTTCATCAAAAGTTATGAGCAGGAAGGTATCCCGGTTTGGGGTGTTACCATACAGAATGAACCCATGGCTACCCAAAAGTGGGAAAGCTGCATTTTTACCGCTGAAGAAGAACGTGATTTCCTCAAATACAACCTCGGCCCGACCATGCATAAAGCCGGATTGGGGGATAAAAAAATCGTGATGTGGGACCATAACCGCGACCTGGTCTATCAACGCGCCTCAACCTATTTCAGCGATCCGGATGTGGATAAATATGCCTGGGGCATTGGTTTCCACTGGTATGAGGACTGGAGCGGGGGAGTGCCGGTGTTCGAAAATATCCGCAGGGTGCAGGAAGCTTTTCCGGATAAGCACATGTTGTTTACAGAAGGCTGTGCCGAAAGCTTTGATGCCAATCGTTACGAAGCCTGGGTGCTCGGCGAAGAGTACGGCAGGTCAATGATCCATGATTTCAATAACGGCACCGTGGGCTGGACCGACTGGAATATACTGCTCGATGAAACCGGAGGCCCCAATCATGTCGGGAACTTCTGCTTTGCCCCGGTTCATGCGATTACCGGCACCGGCGAAGTAATCTACACGAATTCTTATTATTACATCGGCCACTTTTCAAAATTTATCCATCCCGGAGCCAGGCGCATCATTGCCTCTCCCAGCCGCAGCCAGCTAATCAGCACCGCGTTTAAAAATCCCGACGGGTCAACAGTGGTGGTTGTTATGAATGAAACCGAAAAGGCAGCCGATTATTATCTCTGGATTGACGGAAAAGCGGCACCACTGACCAGTCTCCCCAGGTCGATCATGACCCTGGTATTCTGA
- a CDS encoding REP-associated tyrosine transposase: MSEKYKAIDPELPYFVTFSIIEWMPLFRSSVYADIIVNSIRYCMDNKGLELFAYCIMPTHLHMIIRAVGRGPGPVMRDLKKFTSSEMIRVLKYDTVNSNLIEAFKKAASDVRRNKYLKVWQDGYHPEMIYSNKFFFQKLNYIHLNPVKAGIVELPEDYYYSSARNYAELSAPLEIIIQSIELETI; encoded by the coding sequence ATGTCAGAGAAATACAAAGCTATTGATCCTGAATTGCCATATTTTGTAACATTTTCCATCATTGAATGGATGCCATTGTTCCGGTCTTCCGTATATGCTGATATCATTGTAAATTCTATCCGGTATTGCATGGATAATAAAGGTCTTGAATTGTTTGCCTATTGCATAATGCCTACCCATTTACACATGATAATACGGGCTGTGGGGAGAGGTCCCGGACCAGTCATGAGAGATCTGAAAAAATTCACATCCAGTGAAATGATCAGGGTTCTGAAATACGATACTGTGAATTCAAACTTGATTGAGGCTTTTAAAAAAGCAGCATCAGATGTCAGACGAAATAAATATCTGAAAGTATGGCAAGATGGTTATCATCCGGAAATGATATACTCGAATAAATTCTTCTTTCAAAAGTTGAATTACATCCATCTGAATCCTGTTAAGGCTGGAATAGTTGAGTTGCCGGAAGATTACTATTATAGTTCAGCCAGAAACTATGCTGAATTGAGCGCACCTTTGGAAATAATTATTCAAAGTATTGAATTAGAGACAATATAA
- a CDS encoding thiolase C-terminal domain-containing protein, translated as MENARLCPTAQEYENKTADLEALALTEPNPRSFTDHLNVFDCSKVSDGASAIAIVTEEGLKRCGVAPKDAVEILGIGHAADDLTALPADPARLDTVAHAVKIALESAGITAGDLATVETHDCFTIAGILGVEAIGLAPQGKGADFVLEGHTARDGKIPFNTTGGLIGWGHPTGATGVHQAVTIWEQLTGKAGAAQISIPTEKPYGLTINMGGDDRTVVAIVYKKTV; from the coding sequence ATTGAAAATGCCCGCCTCTGCCCTACCGCCCAGGAATATGAAAACAAAACCGCAGACCTGGAAGCGCTGGCTTTAACGGAACCGAATCCCAGGAGTTTTACCGACCATCTGAATGTATTTGACTGCTCCAAGGTTTCCGATGGCGCTTCTGCCATCGCCATTGTAACGGAAGAAGGACTGAAGCGCTGCGGTGTTGCACCAAAAGATGCCGTTGAAATATTAGGCATCGGCCATGCTGCCGACGACCTGACCGCCCTGCCTGCCGATCCGGCAAGGCTGGATACCGTTGCCCATGCCGTAAAAATTGCCCTGGAATCGGCAGGAATAACGGCCGGCGACCTGGCTACCGTGGAAACCCATGACTGCTTTACCATTGCCGGAATTCTCGGGGTGGAAGCCATTGGCCTGGCCCCTCAGGGTAAGGGGGCAGACTTTGTGCTGGAAGGGCATACCGCCCGCGACGGGAAGATTCCTTTCAACACCACCGGCGGACTGATCGGCTGGGGGCATCCCACCGGGGCCACCGGCGTGCATCAGGCTGTTACCATCTGGGAACAACTAACCGGTAAGGCCGGTGCAGCCCAGATCAGCATACCGACGGAAAAACCTTACGGACTCACCATCAATATGGGCGGTGACGACCGCACCGTGGTCGCTATCGTTTATAAAAAGACTGTTTAA
- a CDS encoding enoyl-CoA hydratase-related protein encodes MEYTILKPSTEGTVVLLTISRPSALNALNTRFFEEMDHFITTIAADPGIRALIITGEGKAFVAGADIAEMVGKSPEEARAFSAVGQKVFNRLGDLPFPVIAAINGFALGGGMELAMACDFRIASANARFGQPEVNLGLIPGYAGTQRLPRLTNLADALYLLTTGEVIDAETALRMRLVQKIAQPEELLDEAKRLAVLIASKGPLAVKLVKEVTRKGLEMSFHDAEKLEQNHFGDPFGNEGKEGMTAFLEKRKPNW; translated from the coding sequence ATGGAATATACAATCCTGAAGCCTTCAACCGAAGGCACAGTGGTTTTGCTTACCATCAGCAGGCCATCCGCCCTTAATGCCCTCAATACCAGGTTTTTTGAAGAGATGGATCATTTTATTACTACCATTGCTGCTGATCCGGGTATACGGGCATTAATCATCACCGGTGAAGGTAAAGCCTTTGTGGCCGGCGCCGATATTGCTGAAATGGTTGGTAAATCGCCGGAAGAAGCCCGGGCTTTTTCAGCCGTAGGGCAAAAAGTTTTTAACCGCCTGGGCGATCTGCCGTTCCCGGTTATTGCAGCCATCAATGGTTTTGCGCTTGGAGGAGGCATGGAGCTGGCCATGGCCTGCGATTTCCGCATTGCATCGGCAAATGCCCGCTTCGGGCAACCGGAAGTCAACCTGGGCCTGATACCAGGCTATGCCGGTACACAGCGACTACCCAGATTAACCAACCTCGCGGATGCACTCTACCTGCTTACAACCGGAGAAGTGATAGATGCGGAAACCGCCCTGCGTATGCGTCTTGTACAGAAAATCGCACAACCTGAAGAGTTACTGGATGAAGCGAAAAGGCTGGCCGTCCTGATTGCCTCAAAAGGCCCGCTGGCAGTTAAACTGGTAAAAGAAGTAACCCGTAAAGGGCTTGAAATGAGTTTTCACGATGCTGAAAAACTGGAACAAAATCATTTTGGAGATCCCTTTGGCAATGAAGGCAAAGAAGGTATGACTGCCTTCCTGGAAAAAAGAAAACCCAACTGGTGA
- a CDS encoding T9SS type A sorting domain-containing protein, with protein sequence MVRGGDGQPWAGWYATLSTPVDVTANKYVHIKIWKPRISPIVFKYERSDLNSGDVNPINPQTLTGQWEEFVFDMSMVSGEYVKIVLIPDFEDPLTLVGDIEIYFDDLYVNNDPTPGSAPVQIMEDFEHIPLNIMTGGAEDLSKFTLVPNPDKSGVNLSDYVIKFDRDMDGVPWGGFYSATQVDVTENKFMHVKAWKPRVSPVKFKIEAGAAGTLEVASTNEQTETNVWVDYVFDFSEKTSTYPTIVFMPDFADPVGLTEDIVIYFDDIILNNDPNPMTPPSLTINVDMNGTGDMTGIPMYIAGAFGGIYGTWNEPGTNPNNEMTDPDSDGIYSITMYLPDGLYPFKFFKGAGWGNGDPAPGGDRNLQYAGNMNVTYKWGVDGLLSVPQNPLAEQIKMYPNPVSNELVINSSAKVKEVTITSMLGQLVGTYSLNSNGRTSINTSALGNGMYFVTFVGENGHRYVQKLVKN encoded by the coding sequence ATGGTTCGCGGTGGTGACGGACAACCATGGGCAGGCTGGTATGCGACGCTCAGCACTCCGGTTGATGTTACTGCCAACAAGTATGTACACATCAAAATCTGGAAACCGAGAATCAGTCCGATTGTTTTCAAATATGAACGCAGTGATCTGAATTCAGGGGATGTCAATCCGATTAATCCGCAAACCCTGACCGGACAATGGGAAGAGTTTGTATTTGACATGAGCATGGTAAGCGGGGAATATGTGAAAATAGTTCTCATCCCTGATTTTGAAGATCCTCTTACTCTTGTAGGTGACATTGAAATTTACTTTGATGACCTCTATGTAAACAATGACCCTACTCCCGGCAGTGCCCCCGTTCAGATTATGGAAGATTTTGAGCATATCCCATTGAACATCATGACCGGCGGTGCCGAGGACCTCAGCAAATTTACCCTCGTGCCGAATCCTGACAAATCCGGTGTAAACCTCAGCGATTATGTAATCAAGTTCGACCGCGATATGGACGGAGTTCCCTGGGGTGGTTTCTATTCGGCTACCCAGGTGGATGTGACCGAAAACAAATTTATGCACGTAAAAGCATGGAAACCCCGTGTCAGCCCGGTGAAATTTAAAATTGAAGCCGGTGCGGCCGGTACCCTCGAGGTTGCTTCAACCAATGAGCAGACTGAAACCAATGTATGGGTAGATTATGTATTTGATTTTTCGGAAAAAACAAGTACCTATCCTACCATTGTTTTCATGCCTGACTTTGCAGATCCCGTTGGCCTGACTGAAGATATCGTCATCTATTTCGACGATATCATTCTCAACAATGACCCGAACCCCATGACTCCTCCGTCCCTCACCATCAATGTTGACATGAACGGGACCGGTGATATGACCGGTATACCTATGTATATTGCCGGCGCTTTCGGTGGTATATACGGCACATGGAACGAGCCGGGTACAAACCCCAACAACGAGATGACTGACCCGGACAGCGATGGTATTTATTCTATTACCATGTATCTGCCCGACGGACTCTATCCTTTTAAATTTTTCAAGGGCGCAGGCTGGGGCAACGGTGACCCCGCTCCGGGCGGCGACCGTAACCTGCAGTATGCAGGCAATATGAATGTTACCTATAAATGGGGTGTTGACGGCCTGCTCAGCGTTCCCCAGAATCCGCTGGCAGAGCAGATTAAAATGTACCCCAACCCGGTTAGCAATGAGCTTGTAATCAACAGTTCGGCCAAGGTTAAGGAAGTAACCATTACCTCCATGCTTGGTCAACTGGTTGGCACCTACAGCCTCAACAGCAATGGCAGAACTTCCATCAATACCTCTGCACTGGGCAACGGTATGTATTTCGTGACCTTTGTTGGTGAAAACGGACACAGGTACGTACAAAAACTTGTCAAGAACTAA
- a CDS encoding 3-hydroxyacyl-CoA dehydrogenase family protein, whose amino-acid sequence MEYTERLSNVTVLGAAGKMGSGILLLSALEVADEMLKPGNRDKHFVVNAVDVTSSALPGLMKYIRAQVLKAAEKKTVQLRKLYAGRMELIENSEIIEAYIDDVMGIIRPGTRIEAAYDSTLIFEAVSENAGLKTRLFRQINENNPNQPWFFTNTSSVPIGGLNMEAELGGRILGFHFYNPPAVQKLVELITIDSNSGEMKQFALQLAKNMRKIVVPSNDIAGFIGNGHFMRDALYGIEQATELAKGMPLHEAIYAINRVSQDFLMRPLGIFQLIDYVGVDVVRFIMNVMNPYMREEDLHSPLLDRLFDLGVKGGQYADGSQKDGFLKYDKGRPVAVFSPDKGDYIPVSGFDSKVDGMLGALPGSAPAWKNLVKAPDKEAIAARAFNDYKTMGTIGASMALQYARKSREIGMKLVSNGVAATAGDVNTVLLTGFFHAYGPINDFVV is encoded by the coding sequence ATGGAATACACAGAAAGACTATCGAATGTAACCGTGCTTGGCGCTGCCGGCAAAATGGGCAGTGGTATTCTGCTGCTGTCGGCCCTTGAAGTGGCCGATGAGATGCTGAAACCCGGAAACAGGGATAAGCACTTCGTGGTAAATGCCGTGGACGTAACTTCCTCCGCGTTACCGGGACTGATGAAGTACATCAGGGCGCAGGTGCTGAAAGCTGCCGAGAAAAAAACGGTGCAGTTGCGGAAGCTCTATGCCGGCAGAATGGAGCTGATCGAGAACAGTGAAATCATCGAAGCCTATATTGATGATGTGATGGGGATTATCAGGCCCGGAACCCGCATTGAAGCTGCTTACGACAGTACCCTGATCTTTGAAGCCGTCAGCGAAAACGCGGGACTTAAAACCAGGCTCTTCAGGCAAATCAACGAAAATAACCCGAATCAGCCATGGTTTTTTACCAATACCTCCTCCGTGCCCATCGGAGGCCTTAATATGGAAGCTGAACTCGGGGGAAGAATTCTTGGATTTCACTTCTACAATCCCCCTGCCGTGCAGAAACTGGTTGAGCTGATCACTATAGACTCCAACAGCGGTGAAATGAAACAATTTGCCCTGCAACTCGCAAAAAACATGCGAAAAATTGTCGTTCCCTCCAACGATATTGCCGGTTTTATCGGCAACGGCCATTTTATGCGTGATGCACTTTATGGTATTGAACAGGCAACGGAACTGGCCAAGGGAATGCCCCTGCACGAAGCCATATATGCAATCAACAGGGTCAGCCAGGATTTCCTGATGCGCCCGTTGGGAATCTTTCAACTGATCGATTACGTGGGCGTGGATGTAGTCCGGTTCATCATGAATGTAATGAATCCATACATGAGAGAAGAAGACCTTCACAGTCCGCTGCTCGACCGGCTGTTTGACCTCGGTGTTAAAGGAGGCCAGTATGCAGATGGCAGTCAGAAAGATGGCTTCCTGAAATATGATAAAGGCAGGCCTGTTGCGGTCTTCAGTCCCGACAAGGGAGATTACATCCCTGTTTCCGGCTTTGACAGTAAGGTTGATGGCATGCTTGGCGCTTTACCCGGATCTGCCCCGGCCTGGAAAAACCTTGTGAAGGCTCCGGATAAAGAAGCCATTGCAGCCAGGGCTTTCAACGATTATAAAACCATGGGTACCATAGGCGCTTCGATGGCTCTTCAATATGCCCGCAAATCCCGTGAGATTGGGATGAAGTTGGTGAGCAACGGGGTAGCAGCAACGGCCGGAGATGTAAATACGGTATTACTGACCGGATTTTTCCATGCCTATGGCCCCATCAATGATTTTGTTGTATAG
- a CDS encoding alkene reductase encodes MNSLLQPLKLRNLTLKNRIVMAPLTRRRAGEGGVPVEMNALYYAQRASAGLIIAEASQISPQGVGYLNTPGIHTPEQVEGWRKVTAAVHDNGGLIFLQLWHVGRVSHSLLQPDNALPVSASALSGGDYITTPQGKKAMEVARPLRLDEIPGIVDDYRKAARNAMLAGFDGVEIHAANSYLPDQFMHSSSNIRTDTYGGSIENRCRFTLEVTDAICAEIGRERTGIRLSPSNIRYGMDDPDPAGLFGYLISALDKRKLAYLHLVEPMLPLDGHPHMIRQVAAYFRKYFSGTLITAGNYNPETAIAAVDAGYADLVAFGRLFISNPDLPNRIALNAPLNEPDKDTFYTRGPEGYIDYPTLNGALSGR; translated from the coding sequence ATGAATTCATTACTTCAACCCCTTAAACTCAGGAATCTCACCCTTAAAAACCGCATTGTGATGGCTCCGCTGACCCGGCGCCGTGCCGGTGAAGGTGGCGTGCCTGTTGAAATGAACGCACTTTATTATGCACAAAGGGCCTCTGCAGGGTTAATTATCGCTGAAGCCAGTCAGATTTCACCACAAGGTGTTGGTTATTTGAACACCCCGGGAATCCATACCCCTGAGCAAGTCGAAGGCTGGAGAAAAGTGACCGCCGCCGTGCATGATAACGGCGGCCTGATCTTCCTTCAACTGTGGCATGTGGGTCGCGTTTCACATTCTTTGCTGCAGCCTGACAATGCCTTGCCGGTATCGGCTTCAGCCTTGTCGGGAGGCGATTACATTACCACCCCGCAAGGTAAGAAAGCAATGGAAGTTGCCCGCCCGCTAAGACTTGACGAAATTCCCGGGATTGTAGATGATTACCGCAAAGCCGCCCGCAATGCCATGCTTGCCGGATTCGACGGGGTGGAAATTCATGCCGCCAACTCCTACCTGCCTGACCAGTTTATGCATTCCTCCTCGAATATCAGGACAGATACTTACGGTGGCAGCATCGAAAACCGTTGCCGGTTCACCCTGGAAGTAACCGATGCAATATGCGCCGAAATCGGCAGAGAACGGACCGGCATCAGGCTTTCACCCTCAAATATCCGGTATGGTATGGATGACCCCGATCCGGCGGGATTGTTCGGCTACCTGATTTCAGCACTGGATAAACGGAAGCTGGCATATCTTCACCTGGTTGAGCCGATGCTGCCACTCGACGGGCATCCGCACATGATCAGGCAGGTTGCCGCATATTTCAGGAAATACTTTTCAGGAACATTAATTACAGCCGGGAATTACAATCCTGAAACTGCAATAGCAGCCGTTGATGCCGGTTACGCCGATCTGGTTGCCTTTGGGAGGTTGTTTATTTCAAACCCCGACCTCCCGAACAGAATTGCGCTGAATGCCCCACTGAACGAACCGGACAAGGATACGTTTTACACCCGTGGACCGGAAGGCTATATTGATTACCCGACATTGAACGGAGCGCTTTCCGGCAGGTAA
- a CDS encoding ISAon1 family transposase N-terminal region protein: MDDSFKVLLKLILPDSVEDYFELTHHKKEGENLHIYLKELNTKPDEYRGNKLISKGFFDEVTIQDFPIRGYNVFLHITRRRWLNEDTGKVVFRDWDLVAKGTRITKDFAAFLKEIGRYPGS; this comes from the coding sequence ATGGACGACTCTTTCAAGGTGCTTTTAAAACTTATCTTACCAGATTCTGTAGAAGATTATTTTGAATTAACCCATCATAAAAAAGAAGGTGAGAACCTTCATATTTATCTCAAAGAGTTGAACACCAAACCCGATGAGTATCGAGGCAATAAGCTTATTTCCAAAGGTTTTTTCGATGAAGTGACTATCCAGGATTTTCCTATCAGGGGATATAATGTATTTCTTCATATAACACGACGACGCTGGCTCAATGAAGACACAGGCAAAGTAGTTTTCAGAGACTGGGATCTTGTAGCTAAGGGGACGCGAATCACAAAGGATTTTGCTGCTTTTTTAAAAGAAATCGGCCGATACCCAGGCTCATAG
- a CDS encoding elongation factor G produces MKVYKTNELRNIVLIGGAKTGKTTLSESILFECGVINRRGSIEDKNTVSDYREIELERQNSVSSTVLYAEHKGHKINIIDAPGFDDFIGEVVAGLHVADTAFMVINGQNGVEVGTEINWRQTKAIHAPVVFLVNHLEHEKSSFEESLRQLKTQFGASVTPFQYPVNEGHSFNAIIDVLQQKMFKYPATGGKAEVLDIPADQKDKAEEMLNSLIETAAENDEALMESFFENGTLTPEELAKGLKLGIMNRGMFPVLCIAAKPNYGVDALLDFIVSYIPAPNEMPGRNTKEGKALNFNPADPASALIFKTSVEEHLGEISFFKVFSGEITEAMDMVNGVNSSKERISQMFAVAGKKREKLEKVVAGDIAAAIKLKNVRTNHTLNSPKTSGDVIEPIEFPAPKITMAIKAKNTSDDEKLGAALTELQKVDPTITVEYSKELKQIIMRGQGELHLNIAKWHLENIEKIQIEYYAPKIPYRETITKPAKAMYRHKKQSGGSGQFGEVHMLIQPWSEGMANQTEFPIRGTETYDLSWGGKLVFNNCIVGGSIDARFMPAILKGIMEKIEEGPLTGSYARDIVVNIYDGKMHPVDSNELAFKLAGRNAFKEAFKNAGPKILEPIYDVEVMVPGDRMGDIMTDLQGRRAIIMGMDSEGNYQIVKAKVPLAEMNRYSTALSSLTSGSGTYSLKFAEYSMVPGDVQTALLKAYEEQEKEEE; encoded by the coding sequence ATGAAGGTTTACAAAACAAACGAATTAAGGAATATTGTGCTCATCGGGGGTGCCAAAACCGGTAAAACTACTTTGTCGGAATCCATATTGTTTGAGTGCGGCGTTATCAACAGACGCGGTTCAATCGAAGATAAAAATACAGTATCGGATTATCGTGAAATTGAGCTGGAACGTCAGAACTCAGTTTCATCAACCGTGCTTTATGCTGAACATAAAGGCCATAAGATCAATATCATTGATGCACCCGGTTTTGACGATTTTATCGGCGAAGTTGTTGCGGGCCTGCATGTAGCTGATACCGCATTCATGGTTATCAACGGGCAGAACGGTGTTGAAGTAGGTACTGAAATTAACTGGAGGCAGACCAAAGCCATTCATGCACCGGTTGTTTTCCTTGTAAATCACCTTGAGCATGAGAAATCAAGTTTTGAAGAGAGCCTGCGTCAGCTGAAAACGCAGTTCGGCGCCAGCGTTACTCCGTTTCAGTATCCCGTAAACGAAGGACACAGCTTCAATGCCATCATAGATGTACTTCAGCAGAAAATGTTCAAATATCCCGCCACGGGCGGTAAAGCTGAAGTGCTTGATATTCCTGCCGACCAGAAGGATAAGGCCGAAGAAATGCTGAACAGCCTTATTGAAACGGCTGCAGAGAATGATGAAGCCCTGATGGAATCCTTCTTTGAGAACGGAACACTTACCCCTGAAGAGCTGGCAAAAGGACTGAAGCTGGGAATCATGAACCGGGGAATGTTTCCGGTGTTATGTATTGCAGCCAAGCCCAATTACGGGGTGGATGCACTGCTCGATTTCATCGTAAGTTACATCCCGGCGCCCAACGAAATGCCCGGCCGCAATACCAAAGAGGGAAAGGCCCTTAATTTCAACCCGGCCGATCCCGCATCTGCCCTTATTTTTAAAACATCCGTTGAAGAGCACCTTGGTGAAATTTCATTCTTCAAAGTTTTCTCCGGCGAAATTACCGAAGCCATGGACATGGTAAATGGTGTGAACAGTTCGAAGGAACGCATTTCACAGATGTTTGCCGTTGCCGGTAAAAAACGTGAGAAACTTGAGAAAGTAGTTGCCGGAGATATCGCTGCCGCCATTAAGCTGAAGAATGTCCGCACCAATCATACGCTTAACAGTCCCAAGACCAGTGGTGACGTAATTGAGCCGATTGAGTTTCCTGCTCCCAAGATCACCATGGCCATCAAAGCCAAAAATACTTCTGACGACGAAAAACTGGGCGCGGCGCTTACCGAACTGCAGAAAGTTGACCCCACCATCACAGTGGAGTACTCAAAAGAACTGAAGCAGATTATTATGCGCGGTCAGGGGGAACTTCATCTGAACATCGCCAAATGGCACCTGGAAAATATCGAAAAGATTCAGATTGAATACTACGCGCCAAAGATTCCTTACCGTGAAACCATCACCAAGCCGGCCAAAGCCATGTACCGTCACAAAAAGCAGTCCGGGGGTTCAGGACAGTTCGGTGAAGTGCATATGCTGATCCAGCCCTGGAGTGAAGGGATGGCCAATCAGACGGAATTCCCCATCCGCGGCACAGAAACTTACGATCTTTCATGGGGTGGTAAACTGGTGTTTAACAACTGTATCGTTGGCGGATCTATAGATGCCAGGTTTATGCCGGCAATTCTGAAAGGAATTATGGAGAAAATTGAAGAAGGCCCGCTGACCGGATCTTATGCCCGTGACATCGTGGTGAATATTTATGATGGTAAAATGCACCCGGTTGATTCCAACGAGCTTGCATTCAAACTTGCCGGACGTAATGCATTCAAAGAAGCCTTTAAAAATGCAGGTCCCAAGATTCTCGAGCCGATTTATGATGTAGAAGTAATGGTTCCCGGCGACCGCATGGGCGATATCATGACCGACCTGCAGGGCCGTCGTGCGATCATCATGGGTATGGACAGCGAAGGAAACTACCAGATCGTGAAGGCTAAAGTGCCCCTGGCAGAAATGAACCGCTATTCCACCGCCCTCAGTTCGCTCACCAGCGGCAGCGGTACCTACTCCCTGAAATTTGCCGAGTACTCAATGGTGCCCGGCGATGTTCAGACTGCACTGCTCAAAGCTTACGAAGAACAGGAGAAAGAAGAAGAATAA